The genomic interval TCGATCCTGCTGGGCGTGCTGGTCGGCTACCTCGTGGCCGTGGTCCGCGGGGAGGTGGTCTTCGACCAGGTGAGGGCCGCGGCCTGGGTGGGGCTGCCGGCGTTCTCCACGCCCACCTTCGACCTCGCGGTGATCGTCGTCTTCGTGCCGGTGGTGCTCGTGCTCGTGGCGGAGAACGTCGGGCACGTCCGCTCCGTGGCCGCGCTGACCGGGCGCGACCTCGACCCGCTCACCGGCCGGGCGCTCCTGGCCGACGGCCTGGCCACCACGCTCGCGGGCCTCGGCGGCGGGTCGGGCACCACCACCTACGCGGAGAACATCGGCGTCATGGCCGCCAGCCGCGTCTACTCCACCGCGGCCTACGCCGTGGCCGCCGGCGCCGCGCTGGTGCTCAGCCTCTGCCCGAAGTTCGGGGCGGTCATCGCCACCGTCCCCGCCGGCGTGCTCGGCGGTGCCGGCACCGTGCTGTACGGGCTCATCGGCGTGCTCGGGGCGCGGATCTGGGTGCAGGCGCGGGTGGACTTCTCCCGCCCCGCCGTCCTCACCAGCGCCGGGGTGGCGCTCATCATCGGGATCGCTGACTACACGCTCACCGTGGGCGGCTTGACGCTCACGGGCATCGCGCTCGGCACCCTCGCCGCCGTCGGGCTCTACCACCTCATGACGGCCCTCGGCCGCTGGCGCGGCACCGACCCCGGCGACGGCCCCCGCTCCGAGCCGGCCAGCCCCGCCTACCGCGTCTGAGCCTCCCGACCGACCTGCGGCCCCTGTGACGCCGGACAGGCAGAAGTCCTCGTCAGCTGCTCCGCAGGGTGCTCCAGGGGAGTTCTGCCTGTCC from Quadrisphaera sp. RL12-1S carries:
- a CDS encoding uracil-xanthine permease family protein, with translation MARTSGFWQLHGDGRTIEQGAVVAPEERLSWPRTVGIGMQHVVAMFGATFLVPLITGFPPSTTLFFSAVGTALFLLLTRGRLPSYLGSSFAFLAPIAAAKTAGGLSAALGGVVVTGVLLALVGLLVQRAGAAWIERLLPPAVTGTIVALIGLNLAPAAWNNVKGAPVTAVVTIAAIVLASVLLRGLLGRLSILLGVLVGYLVAVVRGEVVFDQVRAAAWVGLPAFSTPTFDLAVIVVFVPVVLVLVAENVGHVRSVAALTGRDLDPLTGRALLADGLATTLAGLGGGSGTTTYAENIGVMAASRVYSTAAYAVAAGAALVLSLCPKFGAVIATVPAGVLGGAGTVLYGLIGVLGARIWVQARVDFSRPAVLTSAGVALIIGIADYTLTVGGLTLTGIALGTLAAVGLYHLMTALGRWRGTDPGDGPRSEPASPAYRV